A portion of the Pomacea canaliculata isolate SZHN2017 linkage group LG13, ASM307304v1, whole genome shotgun sequence genome contains these proteins:
- the LOC112554325 gene encoding electron transfer flavoprotein subunit alpha, mitochondrial-like, translating into MLSGVRPTLLRTVVILKRCNSTLVIAEHNNETLAPITLNTVRAATRLGGEVSCLVAGNQCAKVAEKVSKVSGVKKVLLAESPEFKGFLPEALTPAVFTVQKQFNYTHILAGATAFGKGLIPRLAAKLNVCPISEIIGIKDAETFVRTIYAGNAIQTLKSADAVKLITVRGTAFEAAAEGGNGEIVKVPVESISNTLAAFEGQELSKSDRPELTSAKIVISGGRGMKSGENFQLLYTLADKLGAAVGASRAAVDAGFVPNDLQVGQTGKIVAPDLYIAVGISGAIQHLAGMKDSKVIVAINKDPEAPIFQVADYGIVEDLFKAVPEMTALIEKK; encoded by the exons ATGTTGTCTGGTGTGAGGCCAACACTACTGCGAACA gtagtGATTTTGAAGCGTTGCAACAGCACACTAGTGATTGCAGAACACAACAATGAGACACTGGCCCCCATCACTCTCAACACTGTCCGTGCAGCTACTCGGCTGGGTGGAGAGGTTTCATGCCTAGTAGCAGGCAACCAGTGTGCAAAG GTAGCAGAAAAAGTAAGCAAAGTTTCTGGAGTGAAGAAAGTGTTACTGGCTGAAAGTCCTGAATTTAAAGGGTTTTTACCAG AAGCATTAACCCCTGCTGTATTTACTGTACAGAAACAGTTTAACTACACTCACATTTTGGCAGGCGCAACTGCTTTTGGAAAG GGCCTCATCCCACGTCTAGCAGCCAAGTTGAATGTATGCCCAATCTCAGAAATCATAGGGATCAAGGATGCTGAGACTTTTGTCAGAACAATTTATGCAG gaAATGCAATTCAGACTTTGAAATCTGCTGACGCTGTGAAATTGATCACTGTTCGAGGAACAGCATTTGAGGCAGCTGCTGAGGGTGGAAATGGAGAAATAGTCAAAG tgCCTGTGGAATCCATTAGCAATACCTTAGCTGCTTTTGAGGGACAAGAGTTGAGCAAAAGTGACAGACCTGAATTAACTAGTGCCAAAATTGTCATCTCAGGAG GTCGTGGTATGAAGAGTGGAGAGAACTTTCAGCTGTTGTATACTCTTGCTGATAAACTAGGAGCAGCAGTAGGAGCATCACGTGCGGCTGTGGATGCTGGTTTTGTTCCCAATGACTTGCAAGTAGGACAGACTGGCAAGATTGTAGCACCA GACTTGTACATCGCTGTTGGTATTTCTGGGGCAATACAGCATTTAGCAGGCATGAAGGACAGCAAAGTGATTGTTGCCATAAACAAAGACCCTGAAGCTCCAATCTTTCAGGTTGCTGATTATGGAATTGTGGAGGATCTGTTTAAG GCCGTTCCTGAGATGACTGCGCTCAtagagaagaaatga